The following coding sequences are from one Verrucosispora sp. WMMD573 window:
- a CDS encoding phospho-sugar mutase: MAAETTDLDTIRERAERWLADDPDPAGRAELRAVLDQLPGSAPELADRFAGSLTFGTAGLRGPLRAGPNGMNLAVVTQAAAGLVSWLAAQGGTGPLVIGYDARRGSREFAERTAQVATGAGREALLLPRPLPTPVLAYAVRHLSAVAGVMVTASHNPPQDNGYKVYLGAELGGELGAGAQIVPPADAGIEAAIRAVGPLAEVPLGPAGQVLGHDLVAAYVARAVGVVSPGGPRELTVAYTPLHGVGAAVLTAAFAAAGFPTPGVVPDQAEPDPDFPTVSFPNPEEPGAVDRLVALAERTDADLAIANDPDADRCAVAVREGSGWRMLRGDEVGVLLADHLMRRGVSGRYATTIVSSSLLRTMCAARGLPYGETLTGFKWIVRAGDGGEPLVFGYEEALGYCVAPDHVRDKDGITAALTVAELAAGLKAQGRTLTDRLDELAAEFGVHQTDQLSVRVADLRLIADAMARIRATTPTTLLGQPVTETQDLLPEADVVILRTETARVVIRPSGTEPKLKAYLEVVEPVADGDVTAARTRATSAVTTLRTEIAHALGIPNPPG; this comes from the coding sequence ATGGCGGCGGAGACCACTGACCTCGACACCATCCGCGAGCGGGCCGAACGCTGGCTCGCCGACGACCCGGACCCGGCCGGGCGGGCGGAGCTGCGGGCGGTGCTCGACCAACTGCCGGGTAGCGCGCCGGAACTGGCCGACCGGTTCGCCGGATCGCTGACCTTCGGCACGGCCGGGCTGCGCGGGCCGCTGCGGGCCGGCCCCAACGGGATGAACCTCGCGGTGGTCACCCAGGCCGCCGCCGGCCTGGTCTCCTGGCTCGCCGCCCAGGGCGGCACCGGCCCGCTGGTGATCGGGTACGACGCCCGGCGCGGTTCCCGCGAGTTCGCCGAGCGGACCGCCCAGGTGGCCACCGGCGCGGGCCGCGAGGCGCTGCTGCTGCCCCGCCCACTGCCCACCCCGGTGCTCGCGTACGCGGTGCGTCACCTGTCGGCGGTGGCCGGCGTGATGGTGACCGCCAGCCACAACCCGCCGCAGGACAACGGCTACAAGGTGTACCTCGGTGCCGAGCTGGGCGGGGAGCTGGGCGCCGGGGCGCAGATCGTGCCGCCGGCCGACGCCGGCATCGAGGCCGCCATCCGCGCCGTCGGCCCGCTGGCGGAGGTGCCACTCGGTCCCGCCGGGCAGGTGCTCGGCCACGACCTGGTCGCCGCGTACGTGGCGCGGGCGGTAGGTGTCGTCTCCCCGGGCGGCCCTCGGGAGCTGACCGTGGCGTACACCCCGCTGCACGGTGTCGGTGCGGCGGTGCTCACCGCCGCGTTCGCCGCCGCCGGTTTCCCGACGCCCGGCGTGGTGCCCGACCAGGCCGAGCCGGACCCGGACTTCCCCACCGTCAGCTTCCCCAACCCGGAGGAGCCGGGCGCGGTGGACCGGCTGGTCGCGCTCGCCGAGCGCACCGACGCCGACCTGGCCATCGCCAACGACCCCGACGCCGACCGCTGCGCTGTCGCGGTCCGCGAGGGGTCGGGTTGGCGGATGCTGCGCGGGGACGAGGTGGGTGTGCTGCTCGCCGATCACCTGATGCGACGTGGGGTCTCCGGCCGGTACGCCACCACCATCGTCTCGTCGTCGCTGCTGCGGACGATGTGCGCCGCGCGCGGGCTGCCGTACGGGGAGACGCTCACCGGGTTCAAGTGGATCGTCCGGGCCGGTGACGGCGGTGAACCACTGGTGTTCGGTTACGAGGAGGCGCTCGGCTACTGCGTCGCCCCGGACCACGTACGCGACAAGGACGGCATCACCGCGGCGCTGACCGTGGCCGAGCTGGCCGCCGGCCTCAAGGCGCAGGGGCGCACGCTCACCGACCGGCTCGACGAGTTGGCCGCCGAGTTCGGCGTGCACCAGACCGACCAGCTCTCGGTACGCGTCGCCGACCTGCGCCTGATCGCCGACGCGATGGCCCGGATCCGTGCCACCACCCCGACCACCCTGCTCGGCCAGCCGGTCACCGAGACGCAGGACCTGCTCCCGGAGGCGGACGTGGTGATCCTGCGTACCGAGACGGCCCGGGTGGTGATCCGCCCCTCCGGCACCGAACCGAAGCTCAAGGCGTACCTGGAAGTGGTGGAACCGGTCGCCGACGGCGACGTAACGGCGGCCCGCACCCGCGCAACGTCCGCCGTCACCACCCTCCGCACCGAAATCGCCCACGCCCTCGGCATCCCCAACCCCCCGGGTTGA
- a CDS encoding methylmalonyl-CoA mutase family protein → MSERRSSESGFPIKGVYAADDLPGDLDSRLGVPGGFPYTRGVYPTMYTSRPWTMRQYAGFGTATESNARYHQLLRAGTMGLSVAFDLPTQMGYDSDDPIAHGEVGKVGVAIDSIEDMRLLFDGIPLDKVSTSMTINAPGSVLLLLYQLVAEDNGVPGSALNGTIQNDILKEYIARGTYIFPPKPSLRLVADTFGYCRSEVPKWNTISISGYHMAEAGASPVQEIAFTLANGVEYVRAAIAAGLAVDDFAPRLSFFFVARTTLLEEVAKFRAARRIWARLMRDEFGAKNPKSMMLRFHTQTAGVQLTAQQPEVNLVRVAVQGLGAVLGGTQSLHTNSFDEAIALPTEKAARLALRTQQVLAYETDLTATVDPFAGSYVVEAMTAEIETAADALMARVFEHGSAVDAIEVGFQKREIEQSAYRIAQEIDSGERVVVGLNRFAIDAEEPYEPLRVDPTIEVAQADRLAKLRAERDSAAVERALVELRETAAGTGNVLYPMKAALRERATVGEVCGALREVWGRYQPTDRF, encoded by the coding sequence ATGAGCGAACGGCGGTCAAGCGAGTCCGGTTTTCCGATCAAGGGCGTCTACGCGGCCGACGACCTTCCCGGTGACCTGGACTCCCGCCTCGGCGTGCCCGGCGGGTTCCCGTACACCCGTGGGGTCTATCCCACCATGTACACCTCCCGTCCGTGGACCATGCGTCAGTACGCCGGCTTCGGTACCGCCACCGAGTCCAACGCGCGCTACCACCAGTTGCTGAGGGCCGGCACGATGGGCCTGTCGGTCGCCTTCGACCTGCCCACCCAAATGGGGTACGACTCCGACGACCCGATCGCGCACGGCGAGGTGGGCAAGGTCGGCGTGGCCATCGACTCCATCGAGGACATGCGGCTGCTCTTCGACGGCATCCCGCTGGACAAGGTCTCCACCTCGATGACGATCAACGCGCCCGGCTCGGTGCTGTTGCTGCTCTACCAGCTCGTCGCCGAGGACAACGGCGTGCCGGGTTCGGCGCTCAACGGCACCATCCAGAACGACATCCTCAAGGAGTACATCGCCCGGGGCACGTACATCTTCCCCCCGAAGCCCTCGCTGCGGCTGGTCGCCGACACCTTCGGCTACTGCCGCAGCGAGGTGCCGAAGTGGAACACCATCTCGATCTCCGGCTACCACATGGCCGAGGCCGGCGCGTCGCCCGTGCAGGAGATCGCGTTCACGCTGGCCAACGGCGTGGAGTACGTCCGGGCGGCGATCGCCGCCGGGCTGGCCGTGGACGACTTCGCCCCCCGGCTGTCGTTCTTCTTCGTCGCGCGTACCACCCTGCTCGAAGAGGTGGCGAAGTTCCGGGCGGCCCGACGGATCTGGGCCCGCCTGATGCGCGACGAGTTCGGGGCGAAGAACCCGAAGTCGATGATGCTGCGTTTCCACACCCAGACCGCGGGCGTGCAGTTGACCGCCCAGCAGCCCGAGGTGAACCTGGTCCGGGTGGCGGTGCAGGGGCTCGGCGCGGTGCTCGGCGGCACCCAGTCGCTGCACACCAACAGCTTCGACGAGGCGATCGCGCTGCCCACCGAGAAGGCGGCCCGGCTGGCGCTGCGTACCCAGCAGGTGCTGGCGTACGAGACCGATCTCACCGCCACGGTCGACCCGTTCGCCGGCTCGTACGTGGTGGAGGCGATGACCGCCGAGATCGAGACGGCGGCGGACGCGCTGATGGCCCGGGTGTTCGAGCACGGGTCGGCGGTGGACGCGATCGAGGTCGGCTTCCAGAAGCGGGAGATCGAGCAGTCCGCGTACCGGATCGCGCAGGAGATCGACTCGGGCGAGCGGGTGGTGGTTGGGCTGAACCGGTTCGCGATCGACGCCGAGGAGCCGTACGAGCCGCTGCGGGTCGACCCAACGATCGAGGTGGCCCAGGCCGACCGGCTGGCGAAGCTGCGGGCCGAGCGGGACTCCGCCGCCGTGGAGCGGGCGCTTGTCGAGTTGCGGGAGACCGCCGCCGGCACCGGCAACGTCCTCTACCCGATGAAGGCGGCGCTGCGCGAGCGCGCCACAGTCGGTGAGGTGTGCGGGGCGCTCCGCGAGGTCTGGGGCCGTTACCAGCCCACTGACCGGTTCTGA
- a CDS encoding amidohydrolase — protein sequence MTSALTPCAGGWASASTSLTTAPAPQPLPDGLDGLLARLAPELVTVRRHIHAHPELSGAEFETAALVFRRLTGIGLRPRLLPKRNGVICDIGSGDGPLVAFRADLDALPLVDSKDVDYRSTVPGVCHACGHDAHTTILLGLAELLAHLAERGGLPGRVRLIFQPAEESVPSGAPEVIEAGGLDGVSMIFAVHCAPQFPVGSVGVRTGPLTAASATLEIRASGPGGHTARPHLTTDLVDLLGRLAVDVPAQLSRRMDPRWPVSVVWGAVHAGVAFNAIPSVGYLRGTVRSLHREAWHNAGEMIAKLVPDLVSGTGADVEVEYVLGFPPVVNDKHASDLIRAAAGRALGHENVFEAEVSMGGEDFSFYLERVPGSMIRLGVAPPGTSEQCDTHQPGFDIDERSIEYGVRVLAHTALIALGHPDPGTAAPGGAR from the coding sequence GTGACGAGTGCGTTGACGCCGTGTGCCGGCGGTTGGGCGTCAGCCTCAACCTCGCTTACGACCGCACCGGCCCCGCAGCCCCTGCCGGACGGCCTGGACGGGTTGCTCGCCCGACTGGCGCCGGAACTCGTCACTGTCCGTCGACACATACACGCACACCCCGAACTGTCCGGCGCGGAGTTCGAGACGGCGGCCCTGGTGTTCCGGCGGCTGACTGGGATCGGCCTACGGCCCCGGCTGCTCCCCAAGCGCAACGGTGTCATCTGCGACATCGGCTCCGGCGATGGTCCGCTGGTCGCCTTCCGGGCCGACCTGGACGCGCTGCCGCTTGTCGACAGTAAGGACGTTGACTACCGATCGACTGTGCCGGGCGTCTGTCATGCCTGCGGCCACGACGCACACACCACCATCCTGCTCGGTCTGGCGGAGTTGCTCGCTCACCTCGCCGAGCGGGGCGGGTTGCCCGGTCGGGTTCGATTGATCTTCCAGCCGGCGGAGGAGTCGGTGCCCTCGGGCGCGCCGGAGGTCATCGAGGCGGGTGGCCTGGACGGGGTGTCGATGATCTTCGCGGTGCACTGCGCGCCGCAGTTTCCGGTGGGCTCGGTCGGCGTGCGTACCGGCCCGCTGACGGCGGCCTCGGCCACGCTGGAGATCCGTGCCAGCGGGCCGGGTGGGCACACCGCCCGACCGCACCTGACCACCGACCTGGTCGACCTGCTCGGCCGTCTCGCCGTCGACGTGCCCGCCCAACTGAGCCGGCGCATGGATCCGCGGTGGCCGGTCTCGGTCGTCTGGGGCGCGGTGCACGCCGGAGTCGCGTTCAACGCCATTCCCTCGGTCGGCTACCTGCGGGGGACGGTCCGCTCGTTGCACCGGGAGGCCTGGCACAACGCCGGTGAGATGATCGCGAAGCTGGTGCCGGACCTGGTCAGCGGTACCGGTGCCGACGTCGAGGTGGAGTACGTCCTGGGCTTTCCACCAGTCGTCAACGACAAGCACGCCTCCGACCTGATCAGGGCCGCGGCGGGGCGGGCGTTGGGCCACGAGAACGTCTTCGAGGCCGAGGTGAGCATGGGTGGCGAGGACTTCTCCTTCTACCTGGAGCGGGTTCCCGGCTCGATGATCCGGCTCGGTGTGGCGCCCCCCGGTACCAGCGAGCAGTGCGACACCCACCAACCCGGCTTCGACATCGACGAGCGGTCGATCGAGTACGGCGTACGGGTCCTCGCGCATACCGCCCTGATCGCGCTCGGCCACCCGGATCCCGGAACCGCCGCCCCGGGAGGTGCCCGATGA
- a CDS encoding serine/threonine-protein kinase, translating into MTQIPTWSGGPVSTPTNGRATPGTVIGDRYSLRSAVGNGGMGTVWRATDTLLRRDVAVKEVVLPPGLAPSDRDAMYERTLREARAAAAIAHPAVVQVYDVVTEAGRPWIVMELLDARSLADMVIEDGPIAQRVVAKIGIALLGALEVAHAIGVLHRDVKPANVLICSDGRCVLTDFGVARMPTDVQLTTPGMVLGSPHFISPERAMGQEFGPPSDLFSLGVTLYTAVEGRPPFDRGDPIETMHAVVEDPPAPPQRSGPLTRVLMGLLEKDPARRLDVHTARAMLRELLAGPLSSSAAGVNSLTDQYSVMPVPQPAPITAPAAPAKPAPSGQIGGRAMLGPGESLTDRLAALRRGERPGQAAAASAAAMEDTSADALARPGQRGAAMSSPAGRTYGGAEATQRVGADTTQRVGPEIFGYGAQPDATQRIGGYGAGPDATQQLGGYGAQPDATQQVGGYGAAQWPAAPNQPYGTPAPATGGGSPVDRAKAAGTRVVDTVKGWPRKMQLAAAGGLAVLLLIGIVAFANGGDETPTTPVAEPSSSADEGPGLEMQEHSARGVQVLVPKGWKRAAPAGGVYIDYTDPEDSGRRVRILNEEWSGTSARWAEVAENGLKTRSKSCAKPYTQIAMAEKELAGKPSAEFEYTCGEGGEMRHGIWHGVAHDGRLYSFYLTSTDSRFEESKPIYAEMVESFQLTASG; encoded by the coding sequence GTGACTCAGATCCCGACGTGGAGCGGCGGACCAGTCAGCACTCCCACCAACGGACGCGCGACACCCGGCACCGTCATCGGTGACCGGTACTCGCTGCGCTCGGCGGTAGGTAACGGTGGCATGGGTACGGTCTGGCGGGCCACAGACACCCTGTTGCGCCGTGACGTGGCGGTCAAGGAGGTCGTCCTCCCACCCGGCCTGGCGCCGAGCGACCGCGACGCGATGTACGAACGCACCCTGCGCGAGGCCCGCGCCGCCGCCGCCATCGCCCACCCGGCGGTGGTCCAGGTGTACGACGTGGTCACCGAGGCCGGCCGCCCCTGGATCGTGATGGAGCTGCTGGACGCCCGCAGCCTCGCCGACATGGTGATCGAGGACGGTCCGATCGCCCAGCGCGTGGTTGCCAAGATCGGGATCGCGCTGCTCGGCGCGCTCGAGGTGGCGCACGCGATCGGCGTGCTGCACCGTGACGTCAAGCCCGCCAACGTGCTGATCTGCTCCGACGGCCGCTGTGTGCTCACCGACTTCGGTGTCGCCCGGATGCCCACCGACGTGCAGCTCACCACCCCGGGGATGGTGCTGGGCTCACCGCACTTCATCTCGCCCGAGCGGGCCATGGGGCAGGAGTTCGGCCCGCCCAGCGACCTGTTCTCCCTCGGCGTGACGCTCTACACCGCCGTGGAGGGCCGCCCGCCCTTCGACCGGGGCGACCCCATCGAGACCATGCACGCAGTGGTCGAGGATCCCCCCGCCCCGCCGCAGCGCAGCGGCCCGCTGACCCGGGTGCTGATGGGTCTGCTGGAGAAGGACCCGGCCCGCCGGCTCGACGTGCACACCGCCCGCGCCATGCTGCGCGAGCTGCTGGCCGGCCCGCTGAGCAGCAGCGCCGCCGGGGTCAACTCGCTGACCGACCAGTACTCCGTGATGCCGGTGCCGCAGCCCGCACCGATCACCGCGCCGGCCGCCCCGGCCAAGCCGGCCCCGTCCGGGCAGATCGGCGGCCGGGCGATGCTGGGCCCCGGTGAGTCGCTGACCGACCGGCTGGCCGCGTTGCGCCGGGGCGAACGTCCCGGCCAGGCTGCGGCGGCCAGCGCCGCCGCGATGGAGGACACCAGCGCCGACGCCCTGGCCCGTCCCGGGCAGCGGGGCGCCGCGATGTCCTCGCCCGCCGGCCGCACCTACGGCGGCGCCGAGGCGACCCAGCGAGTCGGTGCGGACACCACCCAGCGGGTCGGGCCGGAGATCTTCGGCTACGGCGCCCAGCCCGACGCGACCCAGCGGATCGGCGGCTACGGCGCCGGGCCCGATGCCACCCAGCAGCTCGGCGGCTACGGCGCCCAGCCCGACGCGACGCAGCAGGTCGGCGGCTACGGCGCTGCCCAGTGGCCGGCCGCGCCGAACCAGCCGTACGGCACGCCGGCACCCGCTACCGGCGGCGGCAGCCCGGTCGACCGGGCGAAGGCCGCCGGCACGCGGGTGGTCGACACCGTGAAGGGCTGGCCACGCAAGATGCAGCTGGCGGCGGCCGGTGGCCTCGCGGTGCTGCTGCTGATCGGCATCGTGGCCTTCGCCAACGGCGGCGACGAGACGCCCACCACCCCGGTCGCCGAGCCGTCCAGCTCGGCGGACGAGGGCCCCGGCCTCGAAATGCAGGAGCATTCGGCGCGCGGGGTGCAGGTGCTGGTGCCCAAGGGTTGGAAACGGGCCGCCCCCGCTGGCGGGGTCTACATCGACTACACCGACCCGGAGGACAGCGGCCGCCGGGTGCGCATCCTCAACGAGGAGTGGAGCGGCACCTCGGCCCGCTGGGCGGAGGTCGCCGAGAACGGCCTGAAGACCCGGTCGAAGTCGTGCGCCAAGCCGTACACCCAGATCGCCATGGCGGAGAAGGAGTTGGCCGGGAAGCCTTCGGCCGAGTTCGAGTACACCTGCGGCGAGGGCGGCGAGATGCGACACGGCATCTGGCACGGGGTGGCCCACGACGGCCGGCTCTACTCGTTCTACCTCACCTCGACCGACTCCCGCTTCGAGGAGAGCAAGCCGATCTACGCGGAGATGGTCGAGTCGTTCCAGCTCACGGCGTCCGGCTGA
- a CDS encoding histone deacetylase, with amino-acid sequence MKPPPSHAEDLVDQVVELVDALTPEGSPEAPAHLWYVCYGSNMSLQRLTYYLGGGRPPAGALTYPGCRDSSPPSDSRAIRLPGTVYFALEARAWTGGMAFYDHDHFGGTPARAFRVTVSQFSDIMAQEMCLEPGDDIDLSGVMGRGRLTLGPGCYQTLLHLGVLDGLPAFTFTSPWRSHEVEHRKPAAVYLRHLAVGLAEAHQWSPVRIAAYLSSRPGAVGSWTPEEIRLLLSEDGTVTASQADEEERSCIPG; translated from the coding sequence ATGAAGCCTCCTCCGTCGCACGCCGAGGACCTCGTCGACCAGGTTGTGGAACTGGTCGACGCGCTGACGCCGGAGGGCTCGCCGGAAGCACCAGCGCACCTCTGGTACGTCTGCTACGGCTCCAACATGAGCCTTCAACGCTTGACGTACTACCTGGGAGGTGGACGTCCCCCGGCAGGTGCCCTGACCTACCCGGGTTGCCGGGACAGCAGCCCACCCAGTGACAGCCGGGCGATCCGACTGCCCGGTACCGTCTACTTCGCCCTTGAGGCGCGGGCCTGGACCGGCGGGATGGCCTTTTACGACCATGATCACTTTGGCGGCACGCCCGCTCGCGCCTTCCGAGTCACAGTCTCCCAGTTCTCCGACATCATGGCGCAGGAGATGTGCCTCGAACCCGGAGACGACATCGACCTGAGCGGGGTGATGGGCCGGGGGAGACTCACCCTCGGACCCGGCTGCTACCAGACGCTGCTGCACCTCGGCGTGCTGGACGGACTGCCCGCTTTCACCTTCACCTCGCCGTGGCGAAGCCACGAGGTAGAACACCGCAAGCCGGCTGCGGTCTACCTCCGCCACCTGGCCGTCGGGTTGGCCGAGGCACACCAGTGGTCACCCGTCCGGATCGCCGCCTACCTCAGTAGCCGACCGGGTGCGGTGGGCAGCTGGACGCCGGAGGAGATCCGACTTCTGTTGTCCGAGGACGGCACCGTCACGGCAAGCCAAGCAGACGAGGAGGAGCGGTCATGCATCCCAGGGTGA